GGCAGTTCAATCGAGCTTGCGGCCAGCACAGAATACAAGTACCAAACGCCCAATTTCACCCAACGTACAACGAGTGTTAATGACTTTGACCAAGACGGTATAATCGACATTCATAAACAGGGCGACAACGTTATTCAATACGCGGGTGTTTTGGTTGATGGTGAGTTTGTGTGTGAAACTGAAGCAGACAAACAAACCCACTATGGCGTGTACTTATCGAGCAATAGCAGTGGCGAAACACCCGCTTGTGATAGCGACACAAACCTATTAACCCCAGTACCGGATTTAGTGCGTTTAATTGACCACAGCGCCGATTTAACTCACCAAGGCCTGCTATCCACCATCAGTAAAGAAGACCTGCAAGATACCGATATTTACGTATTTCGCAGTGGCAATGGCCAATTATTAATGGAGCAAAAAGGCCTAGCTGAATACGTAGTATCACCATTTAACCCTGGAACGCTTTTTGGTGTAAGCGAAAACGGCTTAACCTTTAGTAGCCTTATTCGTGGCTTTGATGGTTATGCGCAAACATTGTGGGGTTCTAACCCTTATAGTGAATACCTTAGCCACAGTAATATCAATCTTAATATTGCCAATGGTAGTTATGAGTCATTAGCACCGGGTGAGCCGATAGAGATTATCGCCATTAATCGTAAAACGGGTTATATGGGCAGCACTCGCAGCACCTTAGGCCAATTTAACTCAGGTGGGGTGGGCTATAGCGAAAATGTTATAGTAATGACGCCACCCAACCTCAAGGTAAAAGCCACGCGTAAATACAAAACGGAACACAACCTTGGCGAAAGTGATAGACCTAATGAGCACACCATTGCCTTTGAAGGCTCTGCGGCGAATACCGACACCTTAGTCACCATTGAAGTTGAATGGCTAAACCAAGATGGTACACCGTTACCACCGGGCTTGGCTGATTACGGATTCACCGGGCGTTTAGTTAAAGTCACCGACAGTGGCATGGAGCTAACCGAAGTTGGGCATTTTGATATTACTCCGGGTAAGCGTATTGAAAACGTACAAATCCCCACTGACCATGAATACAGTGAAACCTTCTACCTACAAATATCGGCTAAACCGCAACACGAGAATCCGACATTTGGTGATTTAGGTGCCAGTCCCGATGGGCCATTACAATATCGCCCTAAACACTATGTACCCTTTAAAGTGCCGGTTTATGATGAAGTGCTAGATGAACTTCAAAAAACACAATACAACGCCTTAAAAGCCGCGGGTGAACAAAACCTCACACCACCTGAAACCCAATACCAATATCGCTACCGCCCCGAGTATCAATTTAGTTTATTGGACTTTGAGCTTAAAAACTTTAAACGACAAACTGAAAATGACGGCACCGTCGCGATTGGCAGTGATGACAAAGGCTATATGATATCCAGTGATGATGTCGCGATTGATATCTTGTTTAGTATTAGTGATTATCAAACTGACGACTTAGAGCCTTTACCCTTTTTAGGCATAGGCCAACAACTGGTGATGGAAGTTGGCGGCAAAGAAGTTGAACTCACCTTAGGCGATGACCAACAACTGACCTTTAATAACCCGGCTGATTTACACCAACTAGAAGGCGAAGATTTTTTATTCCTACAACTGTACGACAACCAAGACCCAGATAATATCTTATGGGAATATGCGTTTCAGATGCTAACCGCCGATACCCGCTGGGCAGGGTATGACAATATAGGTGAAGACGGCACGATATATGTGAGTGCGGATGAGTTAGAGGTTCCCCTGCAAGGATTGATTGTTGGATATGATGAAGATTTAGGACCCGCGGACCTTAAATGGAAAACCACAGGCGCAGGGTCTGGAACCACTCAAGCTGATAGCCAAAACAACACCTCACTTGGCTATTCCTCTGCGACATTCACTGCCGATTGTACGGCTGGCTCAGTTAATACTGCAGAGATAATGTACGGGGACACGAAAGCCACCGTTGGCCCGATTGAAACCTTACCGGGTAAACCCGATTCAACCATTATCAGGGTTAATGGAACCCGAGTTACCGAAGCGACAACAGATTTAAAAACCTACCTGCTAGGCCATAAACCCATCCCAATAGAAATTACGGTAAAAGACCAATGCGGTAACTTAGTCAGTGACGGCACCAGTGTCGAGATAAGCATTGAAGGCCACGCGGTAGTAACAGTTGATGACCCGGGCACCATTGACGGAAAAGTCTACGCAACCGTTGAAGGCGCCTCGTTACCGAGTACTGATAACTTCTTAGTGGTGAAAAGTGGAACCGTACCGCAAATCAAAGTCCCGTTTGTGGTACAGCCATTAACAGTTGAGATTAGCGACTACCTTATCAGCATGGAAGACCGCAGTATTCAGCCCATCACAGTTACGGTAACCGATGACGACGGTGACGTTGTGGTGGATAAAGAAGTCATTTTTGAAAGCAATGGTGGTCGATTTAAACAAGGTATTGTCACCACTAACAGTGACGGTATTGCCACAGGTTACCTGCACACAGGCTTTCACCCAATTGACGACCTAAAAATATCAGCCAGAGTAGGGCTAACATTTGGTGATACGGTAACAAGCAAAGTCATCCCACAAACAGAGGGGAATGGTTACCTACAAACTAAAGATGCTGTGGTGGTGGGTGATGAAACCCAAGCAGGGCACGCAGAATACACCCGCTATGATGGTGCCAATATCGCATTAGCCTATGACACCCAAGCCAATATAACCATTAACGGCACGATAGGGCAAAGCCATGAAATCACCTTAGGGACATTGGCCGACCCCAACTTAATGCCATTAGCGGTATACCACTTAAACGAAGCAGCAGATGATGCTGACACCATCACCGAAGCCACAGGTACGCTGGCGACCAGTGCCTATAATACCGAGCTATCAAACGACCACCCAAGTGCAGGTTACAGTACCTACTTTAATCAGCAGCAAAGCAGTTACCTATCAGCCCCCCTGACAGACAAAATTAAACCGACCAATGGCGTTAGCTTTAGGGTAGATATAAAACCACAAACCCAACTCAATGCAGCACAACAAACGGCAGATATATTTAATATGGCGGGCGGCGCGCATAAGCTGACGCTCAACCAAGATAACACCTTAAGTTACACCATATATAACGATGCAGGTGAACAAACAGTTACATCAGCGCCTATAAACCTAAACCAATGGTACCAAGTGGCAGGGCAATACCATAATGGTCAGTTAACACTACAAATAAATGGCACCCAATATAAACAAGCCACAAATAACAGTGCCTTAAACTACGGAATTACCAGTAAAGGATTAACGGTAGGTGAAGGTTATACCGGTTATATCAGTAGCTTAAAATTCTTTAACCCTAACAGTGCGCCGTTAGTTACGTTTAATAATAACCAAACAACTCAAACGGTTAACTTAAACCAAACGAGCCAAGACTTAAGCATAAAAAGTACAGGCTTACTGAATGCCAATAACCAACAGCTAAACCAACTGCGTATTGGGGTAAACCACCAAGGGCAACAAACCTATGTAAGTGTTATCAGTAAATCACTGTTCACCCAACTCTCCAGCTATCAACTAAACACCTTGCAACCACAAGGTTACCCAACGGTTTACCAACGACAGCAATACCAAGGTATCCCGTTTATCCCAATGGCGCATGCCAACATATTTGACTTTAGCTGGGATGACGCCTTTGATAGTTTAAAAAGTGTGGCAGGGTTTATCTTACCGTTTGAAGCCATAGGTACCTTTTACGAACAAACCAACTACTTAATGGATGGCGACAGCCGCTTTGATGAACTAGAGTTAGCCTTGGCGGGTATAGAAATACTCACCATAATCCCGATAGCTAAACCACTACTGGCGATAACCAAACCGTTAAAGCTGTTTATTAGGCCACTGAAAAGCAGTAACCCTAAATTCATAAAAGCGCTGGGTGATGTAATTGGTAAACTGGGAGATGACATTGTTAAAGGTAAGTTTGATAAGGCGATAAATTTACTGCCAATGATGTTAATTATGGGTGAAATGCTCAGCGATGCAGAAGCACGGCAAGGGCTAATGGTAATGGTTAATTCGATTACCAGTGCAGATGATATCTTTGCGTGGGCAGATTATTTGAGTTTGCCTGCTGATGGTTGGGAGGGGGATGAAGTACCTGAAGTTGTTTTAAACCCTTCGTACCCAGAAGACGCTTTTTATGGTGTGCCTTTTATAAACAAGGCGTGGGCAGCTAAAACTAGGTCTCGTATCAATGGTGTAGAAATTGGAAAAATGTTTACTGATATAAACAAACAATTTAAAAGTAAACTAAGTGACGATCCTACGCTATTGACCAATACATTAAAAAATATAGGAAAGCCAATGCGGCGAACAAAAGTTGTGGCTATGAGAAAGCTTGTATTTAACAAAAACATGTTAAAAAGTTCATTGTCGATAATGGGGTTTGCAGGAAGTAAAAACTTGGTTAACTTGATTAAAAATGGAACTGGTATGCGAATGTCTCCTTTATCATTTATCGGAGTTATTTCTTACTTAGAAACTAGAATGAATAGTGAGGTTTGTAAGGAATTACCTAACTGTAAGTATATTTCCAGTATACAGTTACAAAACAAAATCCGTACAAAATATGCTTTGGCATTAGGTAACTATTTAGCTGGTAATATTACTAGTCTAGCTAATCAAGAAGTGGGTGCCGCATTTCATTTAGCAATGATTGCTGTAAAGCATTTTGAATATGAAGCAACAGGAAAAAATGCAATCGTAGGTATAGAATCTACAAAAAATATTCCAATCTATCAATATACTTCTACCAAGAATAACTCCGTTGACGTTGTCGATGAAAAAACACGATATGTTGATATAGTTCTAGCTGGGAAATCTAAAGAAGTATGGGTTGAAGTTAAAAGTTTAGAAGGTCCATTCGTATCTGATAAATGGAGACAATGGAGACCTCTTCGGCAACCAAAACATAATGCCAATATGAAGCAATTTAGTCTCGATCGAATTGGAGCAACATTTAACGAATTTATTGGTGCAAACAATCCATTGTATAATAAAGCTGAACGTATTGAATGGTGGTTACAGAGTTTTCAAAATAAAACTAAGAGACAAGGAAATAAAATAAATGGGTATCGAAGAAATGATATCTCAAAGTTAGATAACATTTTGGCGAAATTTCCAACCTCTAAGCTATTGCAAGCAAGTTTTGGCTTAAAAGATAAATCGGACAATACCAAGTTTGCAAAAAATGTTAAAGATGGTTGTTTCATCAATACATTTTCAATAAAAAACTGGTTAAAGAGC
This genomic window from Saccharobesus litoralis contains:
- a CDS encoding LamG-like jellyroll fold domain-containing protein, with the translated sequence MALFNLTFTDRKFCVKHCSVWLLGLLLLSSLFVSKISVAAGGFDIWNAQHGFVVGRSLILSESGNLIWAEYDENGGVVNRSFAVQEGDLSKGYVLPANEVLALVQVYQQLLQANPGAELIDAKAYQALEYTARNGHKVIKPATNGYRYFLVKPETAILTGLESPFLMGFKFDVESAVGAVSGGDKAVLFDNQHQVALTSPYTVSPLSGFYRGEEDGARLENTSQPYMPISGAGVEIIAPFPGFATTDENGLYQAQYGVLPCPGFDFSYTTPAVTEVWYSAWTPTGRKPLMFPQFHPGYTLCQGSLDNLQYSNTSLTGIMMNVHLQSIIASLPSVLTYPSNFYIDAQLISGELFLANPGSSIELAASTEYKYQTPNFTQRTTSVNDFDQDGIIDIHKQGDNVIQYAGVLVDGEFVCETEADKQTHYGVYLSSNSSGETPACDSDTNLLTPVPDLVRLIDHSADLTHQGLLSTISKEDLQDTDIYVFRSGNGQLLMEQKGLAEYVVSPFNPGTLFGVSENGLTFSSLIRGFDGYAQTLWGSNPYSEYLSHSNINLNIANGSYESLAPGEPIEIIAINRKTGYMGSTRSTLGQFNSGGVGYSENVIVMTPPNLKVKATRKYKTEHNLGESDRPNEHTIAFEGSAANTDTLVTIEVEWLNQDGTPLPPGLADYGFTGRLVKVTDSGMELTEVGHFDITPGKRIENVQIPTDHEYSETFYLQISAKPQHENPTFGDLGASPDGPLQYRPKHYVPFKVPVYDEVLDELQKTQYNALKAAGEQNLTPPETQYQYRYRPEYQFSLLDFELKNFKRQTENDGTVAIGSDDKGYMISSDDVAIDILFSISDYQTDDLEPLPFLGIGQQLVMEVGGKEVELTLGDDQQLTFNNPADLHQLEGEDFLFLQLYDNQDPDNILWEYAFQMLTADTRWAGYDNIGEDGTIYVSADELEVPLQGLIVGYDEDLGPADLKWKTTGAGSGTTQADSQNNTSLGYSSATFTADCTAGSVNTAEIMYGDTKATVGPIETLPGKPDSTIIRVNGTRVTEATTDLKTYLLGHKPIPIEITVKDQCGNLVSDGTSVEISIEGHAVVTVDDPGTIDGKVYATVEGASLPSTDNFLVVKSGTVPQIKVPFVVQPLTVEISDYLISMEDRSIQPITVTVTDDDGDVVVDKEVIFESNGGRFKQGIVTTNSDGIATGYLHTGFHPIDDLKISARVGLTFGDTVTSKVIPQTEGNGYLQTKDAVVVGDETQAGHAEYTRYDGANIALAYDTQANITINGTIGQSHEITLGTLADPNLMPLAVYHLNEAADDADTITEATGTLATSAYNTELSNDHPSAGYSTYFNQQQSSYLSAPLTDKIKPTNGVSFRVDIKPQTQLNAAQQTADIFNMAGGAHKLTLNQDNTLSYTIYNDAGEQTVTSAPINLNQWYQVAGQYHNGQLTLQINGTQYKQATNNSALNYGITSKGLTVGEGYTGYISSLKFFNPNSAPLVTFNNNQTTQTVNLNQTSQDLSIKSTGLLNANNQQLNQLRIGVNHQGQQTYVSVISKSLFTQLSSYQLNTLQPQGYPTVYQRQQYQGIPFIPMAHANIFDFSWDDAFDSLKSVAGFILPFEAIGTFYEQTNYLMDGDSRFDELELALAGIEILTIIPIAKPLLAITKPLKLFIRPLKSSNPKFIKALGDVIGKLGDDIVKGKFDKAINLLPMMLIMGEMLSDAEARQGLMVMVNSITSADDIFAWADYLSLPADGWEGDEVPEVVLNPSYPEDAFYGVPFINKAWAAKTRSRINGVEIGKMFTDINKQFKSKLSDDPTLLTNTLKNIGKPMRRTKVVAMRKLVFNKNMLKSSLSIMGFAGSKNLVNLIKNGTGMRMSPLSFIGVISYLETRMNSEVCKELPNCKYISSIQLQNKIRTKYALALGNYLAGNITSLANQEVGAAFHLAMIAVKHFEYEATGKNAIVGIESTKNIPIYQYTSTKNNSVDVVDEKTRYVDIVLAGKSKEVWVEVKSLEGPFVSDKWRQWRPLRQPKHNANMKQFSLDRIGATFNEFIGANNPLYNKAERIEWWLQSFQNKTKRQGNKINGYRRNDISKLDNILAKFPTSKLLQASFGLKDKSDNTKFAKNVKDGCFINTFSIKNWLKSPSVKNVLLQGFAQELIDEFADDTFEAANIDPEELSLCQIQ